From the Patescibacteria group bacterium genome, the window ACCAGACCGTGGCAGCCACGGGCCGGCTCTCCAGCAATAATCCAAACTTGCAGAACATTCCCATTCGTACCGAACTGGGCCGAGAAATCCGCAAGGCCTTCATTGCGGAAAAAGGTTTTCAGCTAGTCTCCGTGGACTACTCGCAGATTGAGCTCCGGGTTGTGGCTAGCTTAGCAAAAGAAGAGAAGATGATTGACGCATTCAAGCATGGGGCAGACATTCACCAAGCCACTGCCGCGGATATCTTTAATATACCGGTGGAGCAAGTGACCAAAGACCAGCGCAGCGCTGCCAAGGAAGTGAACTTCGGCGTGCTGTACGGCATGGGCGCCTGGGGCTTGGCGAGCCGCAAGAAGATTAGCCGCGAGCAGGCGCAGGACTTCATTGAGCGATACTTTGCCAGCCGGCCCAAAGTAGCTAAGTACTTGGAAGAGGTTAAGGAGCAGGCGCGGAAAGTGGGCTACGTGGAAACCTTGTTTGGCCGGCGACGGAATTTGCCTGAACTAAACTCTTCCAACGGCCAGATTCGCAGCCAGGCAGAGCGCATTGCTGTGAACTTGCCGGTGCAGGGGACGGCGGCGGATATTCTGAAGTTGGCCATGATTGCCTGCGATGCGGGTTTACCCAAAGTCAGTCCCAAGGCTCGCATGATTCTCACCGTGCATGACGAACTGGTGTTCGAAGTGCCGGACAAGGATGTGCAAAAAGTGTCCGCCTTCGTGAAGAAAACTATGGAAGGAGTGTACGATCTGGCCGCCCCACTCGTGGCTGACGTGAAGGTTGGGGATAATTGGGGGGAGATGGAGGAGGCTAAGTCGTAGGTAGCTCACCAATGTGGCAGAGCACAGCAAGCTGTGCACCTACATTGAATGCAATAAAGGCGAACTGGGTAGCTTCCTCTGGTTGACTAAATTCTTTGAAGTACTACACTTTCCCTTTACTCGTATTCGCTGACCGGATTTCTTTGTTCGTCACTTTACCATTAACATCCAGGGCGTAGCAGTGCACTTCGCCGGTACCAATTTCCAGGTCGCAGACCTCATCTTCGGTCATACCTTCAACGTGCTTGGCAAGTGCGCGCAGGGAATTCCCGTGCGCGACGATGAGTACGTTGTGCCCAGCCGCGAGTTCCGGGGCAATGTACTCGTCAAAGTACTTTGCCACCCGATCGTACACATCCTTGAGGGTTTCACCCTCAGGAATTTTCACGTCCCAGCCGCGCCGAATGTTTTTGAATTGCTCGTCTCCGACTTCCTCCTTGACCTGCCATTTATTCTTACCGGTGTAGATGCCGTAGTGCCGTTCTTTCAAGGCATGGTGGGAGGTGTGCGGCACATGTTCGATACCCAAAGTTTTCTTCACCTCATGCAGGGTTTGGTGCGCACGGCGTAGATCTGACACGTGAATCCGGTGAATGACAATATCACGCATGGCTTCCGCAGCGGCACGCGCTTCATCACGTCCCTCTGCAATTAAATCAATATCCGTGTGCCCGGTCCACAAACCTTTGGCATTCCATTCAGATTTTCCATGACGGAGGAGAATGAGGTGTGGCATAGGAAGTAATCTTTTCGTTGGCAGTACAGTATTGCATAGGAGGGCAAAAATGCAATCGTCGCAATGTACGTATTATTGGTTAGATCAAAAAAAAGATAGGTTGACATCTCATCCATCTGGTGCTAGAGTGATTTGAAATTACACAAAAAGTTTTGGAGGACAGAAAAATGCGAAGATGGATTGCCGTCGTGGTTCTTCTGATCGTCGCGGGGATCACCGTAGGTATCTCCTTTTACAAACCAAACCCGTTTACGCAGGCGTATGGGACACTCACATTCCCACCTGGAGTGGAAGTTCCCGACACGGAGAAGGCATTTTTTTTGGTTATTGATACGCTACCTAGTCGATATTGTGCGGAGCAACAGAGCGTCTTCATTTTACCCTTGGGAGCTTTCATAACCGATATCATTTCTATGTCCCCCAGGTCTGACCCGCCGGCTATTTCTTGGGCGCAACGAGTAGAAGTGTCTCGGTACCCTGAGGTTCTTCTACCCAGAAATATCGTTTCCCTCATACAGGTGCCTATTATTTCTCGGGTCCAAGAAGAAGCACTTTTTCAAGGAACGGTGACTTGGTTTATCCAAGCAACCCCGTCGTACAAGGCAGTCCTGATGGCTCTCCATCGCTCGAAGGATTACGAACAAGCCCTTTCCGCCGACCTGTAAAAAGGTCGGCTTTTGGTAATAAAAAAGGCGAACTGGGTAAGCACTTTTTTGTAATCAATTGACTTGCAAGGCATAGAGCAGGCTGGTAGGATGCAGCTGCTCTTTGAAAGGAGGAAACATGAGCTGGAATCGACCAGCAGAAATAGTGCTCATTCGACATGGGGAATCGTTACGAAATTTGCTTATGGAAGGGAAGGCCTGCATTCCTAATGAGACTGCGAGGCGGGGACTGGAGGGCTACCATGACCACACTATCCCGCTCACGGCACGTGGGGAAGTGCAGGCGCGTGATGCTGGACCGAAGATCATTGCGGACATTGGACTGCCAGATTGTGTGTACCACTCTGGGTATGTACGCGCCAAGCGAACGTTGGAGGGCATGCTCGAGCATCTCCCTGAGGAGGTTCGATCCAAAATTCGGATCTACTGGAAGTTCGAACTTCGCGAACGAAGTTCCGGCGCACGTTGGCTGATGACGCAGGAGGAGTATGACAAACACTTCCCCTGGGCTGAAGCTCAGTATCGTACTATTGGGCCGTTTCTCTTTCAACCACCTGGTGGTGGGGAGAGTATCGCCGATTTGGTTTGCGGGCGCGTCCATAGCGCCGTTGATACGATTTTTCGAGATCGGCCTGGTCAACGCGTGTGGTTGGTGTGCCACGGCCAAGTCATGCGAGCCGCGCGCGTCCTCTTTGAGCGGACGCCGCTGGAAGCACTTGATGCAGTCATGGCAAGCCATGCACCGAACCTCGGCCTCATCCGCTACGTCTACGAGGAGGGGAGTGAGACGCCCACGCGTACACACCTCTACAGCACGTACACTGATCTTTAAGTTCGTTCTATGGGGCGAGTCGTTATGCGATTCGCCCCCTTTTTTTGTCGAAAGAAAAAAGGCGAACCGGGGTGGGTTCGCCTGACCATGATTCATGCGTGAAGCATGTTCAAAAGCGTATCATTGAAGGAAACTGCCTGATTGATCACGGCCTCGCTTAGACGATAGATCTTCAGTACCTTGCCCTGTAAGTCGTTCAATCCAAAGTCAATGCAGATGTGCGCAACTGAGAAATTCTCAGGGATAGAAGACTCTTTAACGTTTTGTGGATTTGGTAGCTGTAGATGTTTGTAAATGCCTGCAACAATGTGAGTGGCAAATGACTGAGTGCGTTCGCGTCCATCCACTGGTATTTGAATGACCGCTTCTTCTGTTTGCTCTTTCGAAGTTTGATGAATGCAGTGAAGCCAGTACACCTTCGGGCTAAAATAGGTGTTGTCCAAGAAATTCTGGCAGAAATCAGTGTAAGCCCAATGTTTCAGGCGGAGGTCTCGCACCTGAATTTGTGCTGCACTTGGATTAAATTTTCCACGTTGGTCCGCAGCTATGACAAACCACAGCCACGGAAAATCACGGATTAATTCATTTACATTCGAAGCATAATACATGTTTCCTCCTGCGCGTCCGCGCTTTGATCCGTCCGGATCTGGAAGGGGTTGTTTGGTTTTTGCCCAGCTATCTAGCGAGGCAGTTGTCAAAGAATAGTCTAGGTTAGTTTACAGCTCAGTATTTGTCAATGATTGAGAGCATTGTTTTTCCATTGCGCGGGCACAGAGACCCGCGCTAGGTTCTTTTGTTGGTCATTCGATCTTTCGGCTTTACGGCGTACGGCTCTACGGCTATCCTTCCCCCATGGACCTCCTGATTCTTCACGGCGATGACACGTTTTCCTCCCGCCAGCGGCTGCGTACCCTGGTGGCTGGCTTTCAGAAGAAGTACGACCCCACGGGTGGGAACATTGTTCGGTTTTCCCCGCCGTTTGAGCTGGGGCAGATGCGGAACGCCATTGCTCAAGTGGGGATGTTCGCCAAGAAGCGGCTGGTGGTGTTGAACGATTTCTTACGCACAGCATCAGTCGCGGACAGCACGCAGTTCAACTCGTGGTTTGCAGACCCCACCGCGTTCCCAGATGCCGTGGTGATTTGCTGGGAGGGGAAAGATTTGGGAAAGCCCACGGTTCCCAAAAAACCAGCAAAACCCAAGAAGGCTACAGCGAAGAAAGCTCCCCCCAAGGCGCCAACGAAAGTCAGTTGGCCAGAGCACGCCAAGGTGGAACTCTTCTTACCCTTGGCTGAAGCGCAACTGGCTGGGTGGATTCGGAAAGAAGTGCAGCGCTTGGGTGGGCTCATTGAGCCCAATGCAGTGCATTTGCTCATGGCCAATGTTGGGGCTGACCTGTGGCGCTTGTCGAACATCATCGCCCAGTTGGTAGCCGCCGCTGGGAAGGCACCCATTGACGTGCACCTTATCAACCAGTGGACCCAAGCTCCGCATGATGACAACATGTTTCACTTTACGGATGCGCTGGCAGCCCGGAACTTACCAGCTGCACTCAAGCTCATGCACGGGCAAATCCTTTTGGGTGTGCATCCGCTCGTCCTGCACGCCATGCTGGTGCGGCAAATCCGGATTCTGCTGATGGTCGCAGACTGCGTGGAACGGGGGAGTGCTCCAGGCGCCAT encodes:
- a CDS encoding 2,3-bisphosphoglycerate-dependent phosphoglycerate mutase; the encoded protein is MPHLILLRHGKSEWNAKGLWTGHTDIDLIAEGRDEARAAAEAMRDIVIHRIHVSDLRRAHQTLHEVKKTLGIEHVPHTSHHALKERHYGIYTGKNKWQVKEEVGDEQFKNIRRGWDVKIPEGETLKDVYDRVAKYFDEYIAPELAAGHNVLIVAHGNSLRALAKHVEGMTEDEVCDLEIGTGEVHCYALDVNGKVTNKEIRSANTSKGKV
- a CDS encoding histidine phosphatase family protein yields the protein MSWNRPAEIVLIRHGESLRNLLMEGKACIPNETARRGLEGYHDHTIPLTARGEVQARDAGPKIIADIGLPDCVYHSGYVRAKRTLEGMLEHLPEEVRSKIRIYWKFELRERSSGARWLMTQEEYDKHFPWAEAQYRTIGPFLFQPPGGGESIADLVCGRVHSAVDTIFRDRPGQRVWLVCHGQVMRAARVLFERTPLEALDAVMASHAPNLGLIRYVYEEGSETPTRTHLYSTYTDL
- the holA gene encoding DNA polymerase III subunit delta, with product MDLLILHGDDTFSSRQRLRTLVAGFQKKYDPTGGNIVRFSPPFELGQMRNAIAQVGMFAKKRLVVLNDFLRTASVADSTQFNSWFADPTAFPDAVVICWEGKDLGKPTVPKKPAKPKKATAKKAPPKAPTKVSWPEHAKVELFLPLAEAQLAGWIRKEVQRLGGLIEPNAVHLLMANVGADLWRLSNIIAQLVAAAGKAPIDVHLINQWTQAPHDDNMFHFTDALAARNLPAALKLMHGQILLGVHPLVLHAMLVRQIRILLMVADCVERGSAPGAIAEETDLHPFVAQKAVAAVRQFPKGRLAQLFQDVVQLEVDMKTGKVDPEIGLTHFLTKVCAG